The window GACCCTTGGCTCCGAGAGAAAGGAAGGTGGTGGATTAATGGTCCGCAAGATCGACATTTGTATGATCTATATGTAAAAGATCTATTGCTTCCTGATAGTAAGTAATGGGATGTCGGTAAGGTGAAGAAAATTTTTGATAACGAAGGGGCTGATGTTATTCTTAGAGTTCCTTTAGTGGCAGATGTGTTGGAAGATAGGTTGGTCTGGCAAGAGGAGAAGAATGGGGAGTATAGTGTGAAATCAGGCTATAGGCTCTTGAAAGAGTTACAAGGTAGTCCACGGTCTTTTGGCATTGAGGGTAGTTGGAAGCATCTTTGGAATATTTCTGCGCCACCAAGAGCAAAACATCTGTTATGGAGGATTTGCAGGTGCTGCCTCCCAACGCGGTCTAAGCTTCAACAACATCATGTTCAATGTCCGTCTTTATGCCCTTGGTGTGATTTAGAAGATGAAGACGAGTGGCATGTGTTTTTCGTTTGCATTTCTACTTCTCAAagttggcgggcagcaggtttgtcaGCTATAATAGAACCTCGTTTATATTCTTTCCACGATGCTAAGTCCCTTATTTTCGATGTTTGTAGACGGGAGGATCGTAGGGATGCAGGTAGATTTGCTGTCTTGTTGGTGGTTATTTGGAGAAGTAGGAATAATGTGGTTTGGCAAGATACTCGGGATGATGCTTTGAGGATTGGCTTACAAGCGTATCATTGCTGGTACGATTGGTTTCTTGCTAGAGATGATCATAACTCTGGCGTCGTTCATAATATTCCAACAGTGTGGACTCCGCCTATGCCTAATCAAGTGAAATGTAATGTGGATGCAGGTTTCAACAACGCATGTGGTACTACTAATAGAGGATGGTGTTTCAAGGACCATCTGGGGAGATTTGTTTCAGCAGGTGTGTCTTGGAATGTGGGTTTTCTCTCGGTTATTGAAGCGGAAGCAACCGCTCTGAAGGAATCAATCCAAAGTGCCATCTCACTCTGTTTATCTCATGTTATTtttgaaagtgattgtcaagTTGTTGTTCAGTCTATTCATAATACACATGTAGGTAGATCCGAATTTAGTTTTATTGTTAAGAATATTcagaatttgttgattttttttccgaactttgaggtaaagttcattaaacgccaagcgaattcggttgtcCATACATTAGCGAAGGCagccaattcttggtctaggcgtagtaTCTTTAATTTtgtacctccttgtattgaatctTGTTTGATGAATGAAATCCATTAAGTTTgttattgtaaaaaaaaagagataataatttaattgtcaaagaaataataatttaataattaaaagagatattgagataaattataataaataaatagataaataaaaaaataaataattatagataattttaaaaataccATTCAATTTGGCCTCAAAAATTATTAAGTGACGGAAACATGTATGAAAATTCAAATTGTATTTAAGCAACGGACACATCATCCTcaaataataattcaaaacataACCTTGTTCTTAAAATAAACATATTAACCTCAACTCAATAGATATTCAATTAATCTCCAGCCATATAAAAGACATAAGAACATTCAATCCCTGTTATTACACACCAGAGCAGACACCGACACTAGCAAATTTAAATGAAGACTCCATCTTCCACTCACATCAACTCCTCTACGGCGAGTTATTTGCATGATTCTCATGtaaaggcaacattcaaacaaaagagatgagatattataattatataaaagaaaGCATAAGAATAAGCAAATATCAGATTATTATATGCACATCACCCGTTCCACAATACAATTCCACACAATCAACAGAATATCACCCAACACTATAACAGCACAACCAATATCCAATGCAATGAGACTCATCCATTCAACTtaatgcatgtggtatcaataTGTGAACACTCATGTGAACCGCTCCAATCCTCACCTTCTAGGATCAGAGCCACCATTTTGTTACCATCACCTCCGATAACCTTCAC is drawn from Vicia villosa cultivar HV-30 ecotype Madison, WI unplaced genomic scaffold, Vvil1.0 ctg.000441F_1_1, whole genome shotgun sequence and contains these coding sequences:
- the LOC131628302 gene encoding uncharacterized protein LOC131628302 — encoded protein: MAMVAKQGWNMLASPNSLVAKIFKARYFPHSSFLDAKIGNNPSFVWRSLWKAKDVLKLGSRWSIGGGVVLRSCQTLGSERKEGGGLMVKKIFDNEGADVILRVPLVADVLEDRLVWQEEKNGEYSVKSGYRLLKELQGSPRSFGIEGSWKHLWNISAPPRAKHLLWRICRCCLPTRSKLQQHHVQCPSLCPWCDLEDEDEWHVFFVCISTSQSWRAAGLSAIIEPRLYSFHDAKSLIFDVCRREDRRDAGRFAVLLVVIWRSRNNVVWQDTRDDALRIGLQAYHCWYDWFLARDDHNSGVVHNIPTVWTPPMPNQVKCNVDAGFNNACGTTNRGWCFKDHLGRFVSAGVSWNVGFLSVIEAEATALKESIQSAISLCLSHVIFESDCQVVVQSIHNTHCEQSIAGRNDIAIADALEVVDHDMQNQPNATMINELRSLSTF